TTTCAAAGTTCTCAATATCTTTTTTATCACGTAAATGTTAGTCCGCTCGTACTGACCACCGATATTATAAATTTCACCGATCCTGCCGTTTTGCAGAACGAGATCAATGGCCTGACAATTATCTTCAACATATACCCAATCCCTGACCTGCAGACCATCACCATACACGGGAATCTTCTTGCCATTCATGGCGTTGAATATGACGAGCGGTATGAATTTCTCTGGAAACTGGTACGGGCCGTAGTTATTAGAGGAACGCGTGATCACAACCGGCATTCCGTAGGTCCTGTAGTACGCCATTACCAGACCATCGGCTGCCGCCTTGCTGGCAGAATATGGACTCGAAGGGTTGAGAACAGAGCCCTCTCGAAACTTACCTCGTGCGATCGAACCATAGACCTCGTCGGTCGATACCTGCAGGAACCTGTCGACACCATATTCGAGCGCGCAATTCAACAACACGCCAACGCCGAGAAAATTGGTCTTAAGAAAAGCACCGGGTGTCGTAATGCTGCGGTCAACATGAGTCTCCGCGGCAAAATTGATGACTACTTCAGGCCTGAAATTCTTGAAGACCTTTCTCATTTGCGCCGCGTTCGTTATGTCCGCCTTGACAAAGCGGTAACCCTTCTGTTTGTCCATACCCTGCAGATTCTGGAGATTGCCGGCATAAGTCAATTTGTCGACGTTGATAATTTTGTCAGATGGATGTTTT
This portion of the candidate division WOR-3 bacterium genome encodes:
- the rfbB gene encoding dTDP-glucose 4,6-dehydratase, yielding MKVLVTGGCGFIGSNFIRYFAAKHPSDKIINVDKLTYAGNLQNLQGMDKQKGYRFVKADITNAAQMRKVFKNFRPEVVINFAAETHVDRSITTPGAFLKTNFLGVGVLLNCALEYGVDRFLQVSTDEVYGSIARGKFREGSVLNPSSPYSASKAAADGLVMAYYRTYGMPVVITRSSNNYGPYQFPEKFIPLVIFNAMNGKKIPVYGDGLQVRDWVYVEDNCQAIDLVLQNGRIGEIYNIGGQYERTNIYVIKKILRTLKKPVDLVEYVKDRPGHDRRYALSIAKIRKHLGWQPKISFEAGFLKTIKWYNKNRDWLKNTQTGAYRSFYRKYYGKLGLTQI